Genomic window (Leptospira weilii):
TCGTCGTGCAGTTCTCACAGACCAGTTTTTGTTCGGCATCGCATCGAGGATTCCGGAATACACTTTAAACTTCTCGATCGCACGATTGATTTCCGATTCATTGAGAACTGAAAATTTGGCCGGATATATTTTGATTCGGTTATCCGACGTGTGTTCCCCGAAAAGCATGTGGACCGTATCCCCTTGATCGGCTCCCATATATGTAAAAGAATCCACTCCCTCGGGAATTCCGTGGTCGCCTCTCATCGAATCCAGTAAACTTTGAGTTACTGGTTTTTCGTCATCCGTTGAATACGGCCAGCCGACTACGGATATGAAAAAGTTCTTCTTTTTGATTGAAGTAGTCGCTTCTTTCCATCTGTTATAATGTTGTTGGGGAGTTTTGATCGTATTGAAAAATTGAGCGACTTGAACACCGGTATTTTGATGTTTCGGAAATGCGGGAACATACGTTCCTTTTTGCGGATTCAAAGCGGCACCACATTTGCAAGCAAAAACAACTTTAGAAATCTTCCCGATCTTTACGCCAAAAATTGATCCAGGCTCGTCAATGAAACGTTGAACGAGATTATTCCATTCGTTACATGTCTCGCATTTGATTAGCCACCAACATTGATTCGAGTTTTTCCACTCTGCGTGAATTCCAAAATCTTCAAAGGAAGGCTGAGAAATCACACGACTTAAAGCCAGTTTCGAATGATCTAAACGGTCGTTTGCAAATTCAGCATGTTCCTGATTTTGTTCGTCGAATTCATCGAGATAGTTTATATCCGAGTCGAACGTTTTTACCTGCTTTAATGTTTCCGTCGCGCGAAACGCGAGCGTGGATTCCAGATATTTCAACAGCTGGACGTTCTTGATTGAGTCCGTTTGATCGACATTTTTTTTGATATGAGGCGAGATATTGATCATATCGTTCACTCTATCTTGAACGAAGATTTTCATATTACCCGCGTCAGGAAAAAACCACGCCAATTTTAAAGACCCTTTTTCAGCCCTCCAAAATGATTCTGCGATGAGTAACGTAGAAAGAGCGACTTGCCCGCCCTTCAAGGCCAAAAATCGTTTCGTGTTTTCGAGTTTCTTGGCGATTTCTTTTAGATACGCATGGCCTTCAAAAGAATAACGAGAAACTCCGTCCGAACTTCGAACATATACCTTTGCCAGGAGATATTCTATAAAAGAAGTATTGGAGAATGATCTTTCTCCCTTATCAATTAACTGTTGAATGAATTCCTGTTGTTTCGCCGAACTCATGAACGTTTTTCCGTCAATGCCTTCGGTTCTTCTATGATTGTTCCCTGAACTTCTTTGGCGTTAGTCCATTCCGAATGCCATGCTAATAGATTCTTTTGATGAATTCCCCATTCTTCACTAATCGATTTCTTCGTCTTCGGACCTTTCATAAAAAGATCGAGCAACGTATCCGCCGCACGTATTAAATCAATAGAGCCGGAATCCGCGTTTTCCAGCTGAATTTGATTACTCGCAAACTTACTCCAAAGATATCCGAGTTGTACCGGATCTTTCGCTATTCCGATCATAGAACCGGCTTCCGATAAAAACGCATTCCGAACGGCTTGCATCATCATCGCGTTATCTGTTTTTATTTTGGAACGCATATCGGACGTCTGTTCCTGAATTTTCAAACGCGTTACACGATTTACCTCATCGCGAGAATCAAACCAATTTTTTCCGGATTGGTCTTTTGCTTCTGCCCAACTGCGTATCGTGTTCGCCGAAATTTTCGGGAACTCCGGTTTTAGAACCGCTTCAATTTGTTCCGCGTTTTTTCCGACGAGGAACAGGGTATAGGCGCGGTGTTTTACGTTTTCAGAATACGCCATCCTATTCCTTCACGTCCTCCAGGTATAGAATCGTAGGAACACCAAAATCAAACAGTAGATTCAATTCATAATCTACTTCGTGTCCGTTCGGATCCAGATAGGCGGGGCCTCGTCCATACGGATCGGAGGCACGAAGATATTTTGTTCCATCGCTCATTTCAATGATTCCGATTCCACGAATGATGTGGCCTTTCCTCGTAAGCCTGGTTCCGAGGCCGCAGGGATAAAATCCGGTTTCAAAATACTTACAAAGCTCTTCTTTGTTTCCCTGTTTTTTGACGATTTGTAACGGAATCTGATTATTCTGCATCAACAGATTGAAATATTCTGCATGGTGTTCCGAATCATAAATATTCTTTCCGTGTTGAATCACCCAATCTTCTAAGAGCACGTAGTAGTTAAAGGTGGTCAGTCGGATGAACCCCGGAATGTTTTTAAGCATCCCTACATACACGATGAAGTCTTGGAAAACATTTCCCATACACTGTTGGTAATCGCGTAGTTTGAGTCTCGGTGTAATTTGATCTCCACGCTGTGGATTCCAAGGAGCGATTGGATGAGAGAGATGTGAGATCATGGAGCCCCCAGTAGATTACGAAACTTATAGATCAATACGCCAACAAGCCCAAGGACCGCAAAAATTCCGACGGCTATCGCCGAATTCCTAAGTCCCTTCCACTTGTTCGCTAACTCTTGGAGTTTCAAATTCTCCTCTCGAAGTTCTTTTAACTCTTCATTTTGTTCGCCACAAACATCCAGAGCCTTTTGAATATTCCGTTTTTCTTTCGAAGGCGGGAGAGTTTCTACGTCTGCTTTTGCTGATTCATAGATCGCCTCATTCCCCGTTTTTTGTAAGGCGGTGCAGGCGCAAATAAACAGTAGAACCAAACAGATCGATTTCATAGCCGACTACTTCCAATTTCAGACTGTGTTTTCTCGCTGGTTTTTCCGCCGATATTCTCGATTAAGTCGGTGAAGGATTTTGTTTTCGAATTCAAATTCTCGTTGATTCGCTTTCCTAAATAGAGGCTTCCAGCCGCGGAATAAAATACGATTAACCATTGGATCAGATCCATATGAAGGGGCCTTAACGAATCCGGGGATACGATTGAAAGAATCGAAAGGGCAATCAAATATGAGATCGTTAATATAAAAACGATCCACGTTCTGAACGTAGTATCCGAAGGCTTTCCGGTTTTGTCGTCGTGAGATAATAACTTCATTCCGAACCTCTCCTACGCGGTGACGAGAGTCGGATCAAATCCTTAACATCAGATTTTATTTCCGAAAGGTCCTTGGCGATCGCGGTCATTTCCGTTTCGATCTTAACGATTCGGATTTCGTGATCCTTATACATTGTATTGTATTGAACAACTGCGGATATGACGAACCCCAGGAGAACCAAAAGGTCTTTAATCCCGAGCTTGATTTGATTTGTTTTTAAGTTCTCCATTCTCTCCCTCAAAAAAAATCCCGCACTGTGGCGGGCTAAGTTCTACTTAATCGCTTCCGATTGTGAGAGAAGAATAACACGAAGCTCCGCTGGACGGAAGATCCTTAGAGGATCTTCCAAAACATCTTGGCCTCTAATTTTTAAGAGAGTTCGTTTTTGAGAAGGGAATGGTTAGTAAATTTGTTTTGTAGTTTTGAGAGTTTGAGAAATGCGATCGAGATCCGAGATTAGAAATCTTCTGGTTCGAGGTCCCCATTCTATATACGGTATCTCGTGATCAATCACATGTCGGTTAAAGGACCTAATCGAAAGATTCAAATAGGCCGCCGCTTCTTTTGAAGTCAGCGACTTCCGTTTGTCCTTTGGTATGAGTATTTCTTGGGTTTCAACGAGATGAATCCCATTGGCGGATAACGACGGTTGAGTTAATTTGAGTAAAGATCCGTTGCGAGTATGGCCCTTAATTGTAGACATGCCATCCGGTTTGAATGGCACATTAGAGTTTTGTCAAGTCTTTTTATTGGCAGAATTCTTTCATATTATCATAGACGTCAGTATTGCCTAATTCCCCCGCTTTACTCAGATCACTACAACCGGAATCTTTATTTCCTAACCCAATTTTGCCCAGTCCTCTAAGTTGATACGCTTCGGCAAAATTTGGTTTTAGTTTTATCGCGATGTTTAAATCGCGAATCGCCCCACGGGGATCATTGCAAAGTGCCCGAAACAATGATCTAGAATAATAGGCTGAGGAACTTTTCGGATTTAACTCAATTGCCTTATTACAATACTGAATACCTTTTGTAGGATCTTCTCCATTGGCATGAGAATAACAAGCACCCGAATAGAAATCAGAATTTTTTGGTTCTGCTTCAATGGCGTTTAAATAATAATCAATTGCCTTTTCTCTTTGCCGAAGAGAAAACATTAACCTACCTAAATTTGCAAATGCTTGTCCAAACTTTGGATTGATCTCCGTCGCTTTTAGATACAATGTTTCTGCATTCTCAAAATCCTGATCCATTTCGGCAATGTATCCCCGAGAAAAATATCCGTAATCTGATTCAGGAGAAAGTTCTATAATCTTTTTTCTCAGTTCCCTTTTCTCTGCTTCGTTTAACGTTTTCATGGATTGATCGAATAACTTTTTTGCCTCATTTCGATTTGTATCCGTGGCAAATAAAACGAATGAAACAAAAAGGATCAGAATAAATTTCTTCACGACGTAACTCCTAATTTTTAACAAGAATGAAATTAAGGATGAGCCATTAGCTGAAAATCCTAAAAAAAGGGAAAATCAAAAATCAATCCGTCGGATTGTAAAAGGAAAACACATGATTCAAAAAATTAGTAATTTATTACACGAATTCGTCCGGGACTTACGCGCAGGCATTCCAACGCCCAAACTCATTGAAATTTATACGGGAAAATTTATTCGGGCGTTTCGGGAGGAAACATCCGATCAAAAACCGTCTTAAATAAGGCAAAATCCGACTGATCTAAATCTAAAATTCGTTCGATTATTTTTTGAATTTTTTTCGCCTCGATTTGTTTCACGAAAATCCTTTCTCGATCTATTTTCTCAAATAATTCATCGTGGCCCGTATTTAGCAACTGCCACGCCCCCGGTGAAAAACGTTTTTCTCCTTCTCCCAAAATCAACCAAAACGGGTTATATCCGAAACTTTTCATCAATCCATAGGCGAGTTCGAAAGGAATTTGCCTAATTCCTGCCATATAGTTCGCTACAGCTGTTGCCGTCACCCCGCCTATCCGTGCAATTTTTGCTTTTTTCAGACTTTGTTCTTCGGCTATAATCCGCAGTCGGTCCGCCTGAGTTGCAATTTTCTCACTATTATTCATCTTTTTGATTGACTCTTGACTCACAAATTACAGATTACAAACAGTTGTGATATAGATATTTTATCGGATTTATTTTGTCATAATAGAAGATTTTTTCAAATAAATACGCTTATTAAATTAACTTTTTGTACCATGCTACAGGTATAATTTGAGCACGTTTTTGGTGGGAAGGGAATGGGTTGGATAGATGGATATGCAAAATAGAGCGGAGTTAGAAATTTTACTCTTAGAAAACCGAATAGAAAAAGTCGTAGACAAATGTATCAGACATAATCCGCAAAGCTTAATTCCCGAAATCGCGGCAGAAGTTTGGGCATGGTCGATAGAATTATTCAACCATAGTCATTCGTAAATATATTCCCTATTTTTCCATAAAGGTTTTTAGAATCCCTTCCACCTGATCAAGCTTTGATTCTGGAATTTTTTCGAGAATCGTTATGATTTTTCGCAGTTTTGGCAAAGGTCTCAAGCGATGTAAAAGACCAAATTCAGCATTCAATCGATTCGATCTATCTACATCCTCCGCGCTGGCAAACATAGGACCTTCGCCTGTCAATAGCCAAAGCGGATTAATATTAAACTCCGTTCGCATTGCAAGGATTGTCTTATGACTGGGTTTTTTTGATCGTCCGGTCAACAAATCATTCAACGATCCATGGGAAATCCCCAATTTTGTTGCAAAATCTATCTGAGTTAATCCGGAATCCTCATAGATTTTTTTTATACGAGAATTCATAAAAATGTCGGTAATACCGTAATTTTCTCTTGACAATTGTCGGTGATGCCGAAATGGTCATTCCAGGCGGGAGAGTTCCCGCCAAAACTCGGCAAAATCTGACACAATACTGCTATCCGTAACATAGAGACAGTATCGTCAATGTGAGCCGAATCGCAAACAAAAAACGGAGTTAAAGGGCGGCCTTATGATCATTACCAACGGAGACGAATGTAAGGATTTCATTTGTATCACCTTGAAAATGAGAACCCTCGCGAAGTT
Coding sequences:
- a CDS encoding phage terminase large subunit family protein, whose product is MSSAKQQEFIQQLIDKGERSFSNTSFIEYLLAKVYVRSSDGVSRYSFEGHAYLKEIAKKLENTKRFLALKGGQVALSTLLIAESFWRAEKGSLKLAWFFPDAGNMKIFVQDRVNDMINISPHIKKNVDQTDSIKNVQLLKYLESTLAFRATETLKQVKTFDSDINYLDEFDEQNQEHAEFANDRLDHSKLALSRVISQPSFEDFGIHAEWKNSNQCWWLIKCETCNEWNNLVQRFIDEPGSIFGVKIGKISKVVFACKCGAALNPQKGTYVPAFPKHQNTGVQVAQFFNTIKTPQQHYNRWKEATTSIKKKNFFISVVGWPYSTDDEKPVTQSLLDSMRGDHGIPEGVDSFTYMGADQGDTVHMLFGEHTSDNRIKIYPAKFSVLNESEINRAIEKFKVYSGILDAMPNKNWSVRTARRYSDYIRIQYFSKRFSTQDESLVSEDESEGIQVVNVNRDESLQDTVDAIKNGLFLFPDKSRLSGYDLELAEELDLHLKMLIKERGEDDNGKPKYSFKKKVANHFGMALNSLRLAFELGAP
- a CDS encoding helix-turn-helix domain-containing protein, whose amino-acid sequence is MSTIKGHTRNGSLLKLTQPSLSANGIHLVETQEILIPKDKRKSLTSKEAAAYLNLSIRSFNRHVIDHEIPYIEWGPRTRRFLISDLDRISQTLKTTKQIY
- a CDS encoding tetratricopeptide repeat protein gives rise to the protein MKKFILILFVSFVLFATDTNRNEAKKLFDQSMKTLNEAEKRELRKKIIELSPESDYGYFSRGYIAEMDQDFENAETLYLKATEINPKFGQAFANLGRLMFSLRQREKAIDYYLNAIEAEPKNSDFYSGACYSHANGEDPTKGIQYCNKAIELNPKSSSAYYSRSLFRALCNDPRGAIRDLNIAIKLKPNFAEAYQLRGLGKIGLGNKDSGCSDLSKAGELGNTDVYDNMKEFCQ
- a CDS encoding helix-turn-helix domain-containing protein, producing the protein MNNSEKIATQADRLRIIAEEQSLKKAKIARIGGVTATAVANYMAGIRQIPFELAYGLMKSFGYNPFWLILGEGEKRFSPGAWQLLNTGHDELFEKIDRERIFVKQIEAKKIQKIIERILDLDQSDFALFKTVFDRMFPPETPE
- a CDS encoding helix-turn-helix domain-containing protein, which produces MSRENYGITDIFMNSRIKKIYEDSGLTQIDFATKLGISHGSLNDLLTGRSKKPSHKTILAMRTEFNINPLWLLTGEGPMFASAEDVDRSNRLNAEFGLLHRLRPLPKLRKIITILEKIPESKLDQVEGILKTFMEK